A window of the Lactuca sativa cultivar Salinas chromosome 7, Lsat_Salinas_v11, whole genome shotgun sequence genome harbors these coding sequences:
- the LOC111919279 gene encoding uncharacterized protein LOC111919279, protein MMIPEGEEGGGFSELKGYCLELLGLLRNPNNNNKGSISHLLHFIRRSPPHALQPFLDYTLLPLLLLLEAAVNCRSPFALNDKLKEKSPKISDVVAEDALQCLEELLIKCHLGSVEQMAVVLKNLTNAALLSPSEASEEFREGVIRCFKAMLLGSCLCSNKSCNCNQINVLPLPLLLEKRSFMEANPKECLLAFLRSQSAIVTVGHWLSLLLKAADAEAGRGHVGSSKLRVEAFMTLRILVAKVGTADELAFFLPGIVSQIGKVLHVSKTMISGAAGSMEAMDQALRGLTEFLIIVLQDDANLSSLVDDDIDINTNKSSLSFLEELRRFPGKKQDQGQIVAIKSTTQEVTINSNTNNTPSQSGFKHTKSLYVERTKDWIATTSSHVNKLLSSAFPHLCVHPAKKVRLGTMAAIQGLLSTCSRTLKGSRLMLLECLCALVSDEDEEVSSAAQMFLGNLFSSSGKHHIERDLVDIFNRLFEKLPEVMIGGEQSHSHCQKLLVLIYYSGPQLVRDHLLQSPVTAARFFDTLTLCLSHNSVFSGSLDKLLLERSSSSTSSSSSSSSSSSSVGYLRSITEMKATSFFSNEKKESNYEDPNNSFKIQNEYDLPRMPPWFSSSGTHKQLYHALAGILRLASFSLIAGSQSGGNLSIIKDIPLSYLRKLIADVRNKEYIKESWECWYKRPNSGKLVRQATTAVCILNEMMFGLSDEAIHNLKTKFHKSSSSESLKDDVGGWNVSLTKDTRSQLIECIGSILHEYLSPEIWNLPLQQSDVNVHFFHDNAMLHQVIIDGIGIFDMCLKSDFVSSGFLHSSLYVLLENLICSNFQVRRASDAVLHVISATSGYPTVGHLVLANSDYVIDSICRQLRHLDLNPHVPSVLAAILSYIGVAHKILPLMEEPMRSISKELEILGRHHHPQLTISFLRAVAEIGKASKLEACSLPCEAEIYKKDQWEEIFFKLKDSKSYRQTVGSISSSCITAATPLLTSIKQTACLVALEIVEDGIIALAGVEESYRHEMKTRELLTEALQSNSLHDLADTLEAENDDVTQENRLLPAMNKIWPFLIACIRNGNPLTTRRCAGVISRVVQICGGDFFSRRFHTDGPHLWKLLSASPFEKKPMNFKSKESRLVQLPYRRGDDDDDPRAEISDLKVQVAVLEMIAEISGNRKSASALESVIKKVSGVVVGIACSGVVGLLDASVNALRGLASIDSDLIWLLLADVYYSKKREIFSPPVPVAADLPEVLPPPLSSKSYLYVQYGGQSYGFHIDFSAVEFVFKKLYS, encoded by the exons ATGATGATTCCGGAAGGAGAGGAAGGTGGTGGGTTTTCTGAACTAAAGGGGTACTGCTTGGAACTGCTGGGACTCCTCAgaaaccctaacaacaacaacaaaggcAGCATCTCTCATCTTCTTCACTTCATACGGCGTTCTCCTCCTCATGCCCTCCAGCCTTTCTTGGA CTATACTTTGCTTCCCCTGCTGCTTCTGTTGGAAGCTGCAGTAAACTGCAGATCTCCATTCGCATTAAACGACAAGTTAAAAGAAAAGTCTCCTAAAATTAGTGATGTCGTGGCAGAAGACGCGCTTCAGTGTTTGGAGGAGCTTCTAATCAAGTGTCATCTAGGATCCGTGGAACAG ATGGCTGTAGTATTGAAAAATTTGACAAATGCAGCGTTGCTCTCACCATCTGAGGCATCCGAGGAGTTTCGTGAAGGAGTTATTAGGTGTTTTAAGGCAATGCTTCTTGGTTCATGTTTGTGCTCCAACAAGTCTTGCAATTGCAACCAAATAAATGTCCTGCCTCTGCCTTTGCTTTTAGAGAAAAGATCATTCATGGAAGCAAACCCCAAGGAATGTTTACTTGCATTCCTTCGTTCTCAGTCTGCAATTGTCACTGTTGGACATTGGCTGTCACTTTTATTGAAA GCTGCAGATGCTGAGGCAGGGCGTGGCCATGTAGGCAGTTCTAAGCTTCGTGTAGAAGCCTTCATGACTCTTCGCATTCTTGTTGCTAAG GTTGGAACAGCTGATGAACTAGCTTTCTTTTTACCTGGCATTGTTAGCCAAATTGGAAAAGTTCTGCATGTCTCAAAAACAATGATTTCTGGGGCTGCTGGAAGTATGGAAGCTATGGACCAAGCACTCAGAGGTTTGACCGAGTTTCTCATCATAGTTCTTCAAGACGATGCGAATTTATCAAGTCTTGTTGATGATGACATTGACATAAATACGAATAAGTCTTCACTATCATTTCTAGAGGAGCTTCGCCGTTTTCCTGGGAAAAAGCAAGATCAGGGTCAAATTGTAGCAATAAAGTCAACAACCCAAGAGGTGACAATCAATAGTAATACTAATAATACTCCTTCACAATCTGGCTTCAAACATACTAAATCTTTGTATGTGGAACGTACAAAAGATTGGATTGCTACAACTTCTTCTCATGTGAATAAATTATTGTCCTCAGCATTTCCACAC ttATGTGTTCATCCAGCCAAGAAGGTCAGACTTGGGACCATGGCTGCTATACAGGGACTCTTGTCAACATGCAGTCGCACACTGAAGGGCAGCAGGCTAATGCTTCTG GAATGCTTATGTGCTTTAGTTtctgatgaagatgaagaggtgTCATCAGCTGCACAGATGTTTCTTGGAAATTTATTCTCATCAAGTGGGAAGCATCACATTGAACGTGATCTTGTTGATATATTTAACAG gctCTTTGAAAAGCTTCCGGAGGTGATGATTGGAGGGGAGCAGTCCCATTCACATTGCCAAAAATTGCTTGTATTGATTTACTATTCCGGTCCCCAACTTGTTAGAGATCATCTTCTCCAATCTCCT GTGACAGCTGCTCGGTTCTTTGATACCCTCACCCTTTGTTTGAGCCATAATTCGGTATTTTCTGGCTCTTTGGACAAGCTGCTTTTAGAgagatcatcatcatcaacatcatcatcatcatcatcatcatcatcatcatcatcagttGGGTACTTGCGGTCTATAACTGAGATGAAAGCTACCAGTTTCTTTTCAAATGAGAAAAAGGAGTCTAATTATGAAGATCCCAACAACTCTTTCAAGATACAAAATGAATATGATcttccacgtatgccaccttGGTTTTCTTCTTCGGGCACTCACAAACAACTTTACCATGCACTCGCAGGGATCCTAAGACTTGCTAGCTTCTCTCTTATTGCAG gttcTCAAAGTGGGGGGAACTTATCGATTATCAAAGATATTCCACTGAGCTACTTGCGTAAATTGATTGCTGATGTTCGAAACAAGGAATACATAAAAGAGAGCTGGGAGTGTTGGTATAAAAGGCCTAATTCAGGGAAGCTAGTAAGACAAGCTACTACTGCTGTCTGCATCTTGAACGAGATGATGTTTGGTTTATCAGACGAAGCTATTCATAATTTGAAAACAAAGTTCCACAAATCTAGCAGCTCAGAGAGTTTAAAAGATGATGTGGGTGGTTGGAATGTTTCTCTTACAAAGGATACAAGGAGTCAGTTAATCGAGTGCATCGGTTCTATTTTGCATGAGTATCTATCTCCTGAAATATGGAATCTTCCATTACAGCAATCTGATGTTAATGTGCACTTTTTTCATGATAATGCAATGCTGCACCAG GTTATAATTGATGGGATAGGCATATTTGATATGTGCCTTAAGAGTGATTTTGTTTCAAGTGGGTTTCTTCATTCGTCTCTTTATGTGTTACTGGAGAATCTCATCTGTTCAAACTTCCAAGTCAGGCGCGCATCGGATGCTGTCTTACATGTGATTTCAGCTACATCTGGCTATCCAACG gttgggcacttggttttggcaaattcagaCTATGTAATCGACTCCATATGCAGGCAGCTTCGTCATCTGGATCTTAATCCTCATGTTCCAAGTGTTCTTGCTGCCATTCTGTCCTACATAGGTGTGGCCCACAAAATCTTACCCTTGATGGAGGAGCCA ATGCGTTCTATTTCAAAGGAACTTGAGATTCTTGGCAGGCATCACCACCCTCAGCTTACCATCTCCTTCTTAAGG GCGGTGGCAGAAATTGGAAAGGCTTCAAAGCTTGAGGCTTGTTCACTGCCCTGTGAAGCAGAGATATATAAGAAGGACCAATGGGAGGAGATCTTTTTCAAATTGAAGGACTCCAAAAGCTACAGACAAACTGTCGGCTCTATTTCTAGTTCATGTATCACAGCTGCTACTCCTCTGCTTACTTCCATCAAGCAAACAGCATGTTTAGTAGCCTTGGAGATAGTCGAG GATGGAATCATTGCACTTGCTGGAGTGGAAGAATCATATAGGCATGAGATGAAAACCAGAGAGCTCCTTACAGAAGCTTTACAATCAAATTCACTCCATGATCTTGCTGATACTCTTGAGGCAGAAAACGATGATGTAACTCAAGAAAACAGATTACTCCCAGCAATGAATAAAATCTGGCCCTTCCTGATTGCCTGTATACGAAATGGGAACCCACTG ACGACCAGAAGGTGTGCTGGTGTGATTAGTAGAGTGGTGCAAATCTGTGGAGGCGATTTCTTTTCACGGCGATTCCATACCGATGGGCCCCACTTATGGAAACTTTTAAGTGCATCCCCATTTGAGAAAAAGCCCATGAATTTTAAATCTAAAGAATCAAGACTTGTACAACTTCCATACAGAaggggtgatgatgatgatgatccaaGGGCTGAGATTTCAGATTTGAAGGTCCAGGTGGCGGTGCTGGAGATGATAGCTGAGATATCCGGGAACAGAAAGAGTGCTTCGGCATTGGAATCTGTGATTAAGAAGGTGAGTGGGGTTGTGGTGGGGATTGCATGTAGTGGTGTTGTTGGGCTTCTTGATGCATCTGTGAATGCTCTTAGAGGACTTGCCTCCATTGATTCTGATCTTATTTGGCTCCTTTTGGCTGACGTTTATTACTCTAAAAAGAGGGAAATATTTTCACCACCTGTTCCTGTAGCTGCAGATTTACCAGAGGTTTTGCCACCACCTTTGTCTTCCAAGTCCTATCTTTATGTTCAATATGGTGGCCAGAGCTATGGTTTTCACATTGATTTTTCTGCTGTAGAATTTGTTTTTAAGAAATTGTACTCGTAA
- the LOC111919278 gene encoding zinc finger BED domain-containing protein RICESLEEPER 2-like, whose translation MEGVKNKEQSAPINLDDDDQPTPQNYIPSDNGNIGQQNAEIQGGKEEIVMKRKRQKTSKAWEGFTVVTLSNGTKKASVIIPHKDYEEKHNLLSFPPIRSDVDAGHEKLPSLIRPDAKCDSNKMREAIATWVLGTEQPFFVVKDDLFMHMMKTATPLFEKTSRTSTKSDCFKIYEHEKKTLKALTKAASKISLTTDCWKSSHQKIEYMVITGHFIDHNWILQKRVLSFVHVPPPRTGLDIADGIYKCLKHWEIEDNIFMISVDNVAYNDRALRRLKEIFSRVRKLTCGGRLFHVRCCAHILNILVKDGIVMIDSVIGEVREDRKLLFDVPTRWNSTYDMLSVALKFKDVFPRFAEYEPHFNHLPTNEEWAHVESVCEILKVFKIEMFRVKETLDKGDLSEHDFIRTMVTKMNEKFEKYWGECHLVMAIASVLDPRFKIKLVEVSFPTIYSNAEKNIEEVKKALYEMYEEYLEIHDASFREAATPANGCGENDVSKRTSLGSGWEAFGEFIKNTDLERPEKSELDIYLEEGVYRNQGQKGMDSFKALEWWNVHKLKFFLQKEEMPIEVLLPTGTNFTGLNLLQGRLTFEF comes from the exons ATGGAAGGGGTTAAGAATAAGGAGCAATCCGCTCCTATAAATCTAGATGATGATGACCAACCAACTCCTCAGAATTATATTCCAAGTGATAATGGCAATATTGGACAGCAAAATGCAGAAATCCAAGGCGGTAAAGAAGAAATAGTAATGAAACGAAAACGACAAAAAACATCAAAGGCATGGGAAGGTTTCACTGTTGTGACTCTATCTAATGGTACCAAAAAGGCCAGTGTAATCATT CCACATAAAGATTATGAAGAAAAGCATAATTTATTGAGTTTTCCACCTATTAGGTCTGATGTGGATGCGGGACATGAGAAGCTCCCTTCATTGATCAGGCCGGATGCAAAGTGTGATAGTAACAAAATGAGAGAAGCAATAGCTACTTGGGTGTTGGGTACCGAGCAACCTTTTTTTGTTGTGAAGGATGATTTATTTATGCATATGATGAAGACAGCTACTCCATTATTTGAGAAAACAAGCAGGACTTCAACCAAATCGGATTGTTTTAAGATATATGAGCATGAGAAGAAAACATTAAAAGCTCTTACAAAAGCAGCCTCAAAAATCAGTTTAACCACTGATTGTTGGAAGTCATCTCATCAGAAGATTGAGTACATGGTTATCACAGGGCACTTTATTGATCATAATTGGAT ATTGCAAAAACGTGTCTTGAGTTTTGTACATGTTCCTCCTCCTCGTACCGGACTTGATATAGCTGATGGTATTTATAAATGTTTGAAGCATTGGGAAATTGAGGACAATATATTCATGATATCTGTAGACAATGTTGCATACAATGACAGGGCGTTAAGAAGGCTGAAAGAAATTTTTTCTAGAGTGAGAAAACTCACGTGTGGTGGTAGGTTGTTTCATGTTAGATGTTGTGCACACATTTTAAATATTCTTGTGAAAGATGGTATTGTTATGATTGATTCTGTTATCGGGGAAGTTCGTGAGG ATAGAAAGTTATTGTTTGATGTTCCAACACGATGGAATTCAACCTATGATATGTTGTCGGTTGCATTAAAATTTAAAGATGTTTTCCCAAG ATTTGCGGAGTACGAGCCACATTTCAATCACCTGCCTACTAACGAGGAGTGGGCACATGTGGAGAGCGTGTGTGAAATCTTGAAGGTTTTCAAG ATTGAGATGTTTAGAGTAAAAGAAACTTTGGATAAAGGTGATCTATCAGAACATGATTTCATTAGGACTATGGTGACTAAGATGAATGAGAAGTTTGAAAAATATTGGGGGGAGTGCCATCTTGTTATGGCTATAGCTTCAGTGTTAGATCCAAGATTCAAAATAAAGTTAGTAGAAGTTAGCTTCCCAACCATATACTCCAATGCTGAAAAGAACATTGAAGAAGTGAAGAAAGCACTTTATGAAATGTACGAGGAGTATTTGGAAATACATGATGCATCATTCCGAGAAGCTGCAACACCTGCAAATGGATGTGGAGAAAATGATGTTTCAAAAAGAACATCACTCGGGTCAGGATGGGAGGCTTTTGGGGAGTTTATAAAAAATACAGATTTGGAGAGACCAGAAAAGTCAgaattagatatttatttggaagaAGGTGTTTATAGGAACCAGGGACAAAAAGGAATGGATTCATTCAAGGCTTTGGAGTGGTGGAATGTTCATAAACTAAA GTTCTTTTTACAGAAGGAGGAAATGCCCATTGAGGTTTTATTACCTACAGGGACAA ATTTTACTGGATTGAATTTGCTTCAAGGAAGattgacttttgagttttga